The stretch of DNA CAACTGCGTGACGCTTACCCAATTTTTCTGAGTCAACGTCAATTTGGATAACCTTAGCCTTTGGGTTAAAGAAGAAGACTGAGAATGGTGAGTTGTTACCAACCCAAACAACTAAGTCAGCGTGAGTTTGAATATCATCACTTGGCTTTGGAGCAACACGGCCAATTGAGCCCATATATGCTGGGAACTTGTCTTCAACAATACCCTTAGCAAGAACTGATGACATAATTGGAGTCTTAAACTTGTCAGCAAATGCCTTCAAAACATCGCCGTGACCCTTCATACCCATACCATAGTAAACTACTGGGTTCTTTGCTTCTTGAAGCAGTTTAACAGCTGCTGCAACATCTGTCTTCTTAGGTGCTGCATAGTTAGGGATAGCTTCCAATGAATTATAAGTTACACGGAAGTTATCGTTAATCTTAGCCCAACCAAAGTCCTTAGGCAGGATTAAAACTGCTGGACCCTTCTTAGCATAAGCTTGACGAAGAGCTTCATCCATCATGCCTGGAATTTGATCAGCTGCCTTAATTTGGTGATTCCAAACAGCAACACTGTCAAACCAAGGCTTCTCATCGAAAGCTTGGAAGAAGTCAATGTCTTGACGACTAGTTGGTACATTAGCAACGATTGCTACCATTGGAACTTTGTCGTATTTAGCATCGTACAAACCGTTCATCAAGTGAACAGCACCAGGACCAGCTGAACCAAAACATACACCAGCATGTCCAGTGAATTTGTATTCTGCTGAGGCTGCTAAAGCACCAGCTTCTTCATGACGAACTTCAATATAGTTCATCTTACCCTTAAAATCGTGAATCGCATTCATTGTTGAATCAAATGAGCCACCTGGGAACCCATAAATATGATCAATGTTCCAGTCCAACAAAACTTGGAGCATTGCATTTGCGCCATTAATTTTTGTCATTTTTAAGTGCATCTCCTTAAATACATGTTTACTTACATATTGTATTAAAACATATAATTTCACAATTTCAAGTACGCACTAACGTTAATAAAGTACTGGGATTATCGCTTTAAAAAAGAAACATTTTCACAATTTGATCAGATTTAACATTGATAACGCTTTTATGTCAATGTTAATGCTTGTTATTAGTTGATCATTCTCCAAACATAATTGGCAATTTTTAAATGTAAAAAAATTTTTAAATATTTTTTACTTCTTAAGTTTTGTATAACGACCGTTTTGAATATAAACACTCAAAATAGCCAAGTCTGCTGGATTAACTCCAGAGATCCGCTCCGCTTGAGCCAATGTCTCAGGCCTAATCTTGGCAAATTTCTGTCTTGCCTCAGTTGCCAACCCATCAATTGCATTATAATCAATGCCTGCTGGAATTTTTTTAGCCTCTTGCCGGTGAAGTCGATCAATTTGAACTTGTTCTTTTTTAATATAACCAGCGTATTTTATATTAATTTCAACTTGCTCTTTAACATAGCGATCTGGCGAAATTGGCATCCCTGTTAACCGTTCAATGTCATCAATTGTTACTTTAGGACGTCTTAAAAAGACATCTGCTTTAACACCAGTCTTCATTGCACTTTCACCAATACCACTCAAATATTGTTGGATTTCAAAGTTCGGATGAATAGTTAAACTAGCCAATTTTGACTTAACTTCTGCAATTTGTTCTTTCTTTGCCTGAAACGCAGCATAACGCGACTGAGAAATAAGTCCTAGCTTGTAACCCTTATCAGTTAAGCGTAAATCAGCATTATCATGACGTAAAATTAACCGATATTCTGCACGTGAGGTTAATAAACGATATGGTTCCTCAGTTCCCTTAGTAACTAAGTCATCGATTAAGACACCGATATAAGCCTCATCACGACCTAAAGTAAAACCGGGTTTACCCGCAGCACGTAAAGCCGCATTAATACCAGCAATCAAGCCTTGACCGGCAGCTTCTTCATAACCAGACGTGCCATTCATCTGTCCTGCAGTAAACAAGTTTTTAATATTTTTAGTTTCCAAAGTATGCTTCAACTGCCATGGGTCAACAACATCGTATTCAATTGCATAACCCGGCCGCATCATTTCGGCATGTTCAAGTCCAGCCACTGTATGCAGCATCTGCAACTGAATTTCTTCCGGCATGGAAGTTGAAAAATCACCAACGTAGACTTCTTTAGTATTTTTCCCTTCTGGCTCTAAAAAGATCTGGTGTCGCGGCTTATCCGCAAATCGCACTACCTTAGTTTCAATTGAGGGACAATAACGCGGACCAACACCCGTAATTTGTCCAGAAAACATCGGTGAACGTTCAAGATTTTCGTTAATAATTTGATGAGTGGCTTGATTAGTGTAAGTCATCCAACAAGAAACTTGATTACGCAAATAGTCTTCATCCCTACTAGTGAATGAAAAATGGCGCGGTTCACGATCGCCGGGTTCTTCTTCAGTTTTAGAATAATCAATTGTGTTGCCATTAACTCGCGGTGGTGTACCAGTCTTAAAGCGCCGCAATTTAAAGCCCAGCTTTTCTAAGTTCTCAGATAATTTAATTGCTGGTACCGTATTATTAGGTCCTGAAGAATAATTTAATTCACCAATAAAAATCCGCCCACGTGCCGAAGTTCCAGTTGTCAAAACTACACTTTTAGCATGATAACGTGCACCAGTATTAGTAATTAATCCTGTACAGACACCATTTTCAACAATTAATTCATCAACTGTTGCTTGTCGCAATGTCAAGTTAGGCGTGTTCTCAATGACGCCCTTCATTTGATCATGATACTGCCACTTATCAGCTTGCGCCCGCAAAGCTCGAACTGCTGGTCCTTTACCCGTATTTAGCATCCGCATCTGAATATAAGTGGCATCAATATTTTTACCCATTTGTCCACCCAAAGCATCAATTTCACGAACAACTGTCCCCTTGGCTGGACCGCCAACCGATGGGTTACATGGCATAAAAGCAACCATATCCAGACTAATCGTCAATAATAACGTCTTTTGCCCCATTCTGGCACTAGCTAAAGCTGCCTCACTACCTGCATGCCCAGCACCAACAACAATGACATCATAGTCATTGGAATCGTAATTCTTAATCATATTCTATCCCCTATTTTCCTAAACAAAATTGACTGAATAATTCATTAACTAATTCATCAGGACTACTCTCACCCGTAATCTCACCTAATGTGTCCCAGGCACCGTTAAAATCAATCTGAGCAATATCTACTGGCACCTCATCATGAACCGCCTGAATAACGTCCTGAAGCTGTTTTTTAGCCTTCTCCAGCAATCCTACCTGCCGCTGGTTGGTTACCATTACTTGATCATTAGAATTTTCAATGCCGCTAAAGAACAATTTTCTGATAACTTCCTCCAATTGATCCAAATTTTGTTCTTGCAAAATGGACGTAGCAATAACCTCACTACCAGTTAACGTTTTAATTTGTTCAACTGACAATTTTTGCCCCAAATCCGTTTTATTTAAAATAATAATTCGTTTTTTATCTGCAGTTACATTAATTAAAACGCGATCTTCAGCAGTTAATTCTTGGCTCGAGTCCAGTAATAATAACACTAAATCTGATTTAACCAAGGCCTTTTTTGAACGCTCAACACCAATTTTTTCAACTTTATTATCAGTGTCACGAATTCCTGCAGTATCAATTAATTTTAACGGTACTCCTTTAATGGACACGTATTCTTCCAAAGTATCACGCGTGGTGCCCGCAACATCAGTAACAATTGCTTTGTCACTTTTGGTCAAATAATTAAGTAGTGAAGATTTACCCACATTCGGCTGACCAATAATTGCAGTTGCTAACCCATTACGCAAAGCCGTTCCTTCCGCCGCTGTTTGCAGCAATTGATCAATTTTTGCACTCACTGCCTTGGAAACGTCAGC from Lactobacillus sp. ESL0785 encodes:
- the spxB gene encoding pyruvate oxidase; translated protein: MTKINGANAMLQVLLDWNIDHIYGFPGGSFDSTMNAIHDFKGKMNYIEVRHEEAGALAASAEYKFTGHAGVCFGSAGPGAVHLMNGLYDAKYDKVPMVAIVANVPTSRQDIDFFQAFDEKPWFDSVAVWNHQIKAADQIPGMMDEALRQAYAKKGPAVLILPKDFGWAKINDNFRVTYNSLEAIPNYAAPKKTDVAAAVKLLQEAKNPVVYYGMGMKGHGDVLKAFADKFKTPIMSSVLAKGIVEDKFPAYMGSIGRVAPKPSDDIQTHADLVVWVGNNSPFSVFFFNPKAKVIQIDVDSEKLGKRHAVDVPILADGAKTLQAMIDAGEDREESPLYKAAIADRKNWEEWENSFVDSDEMPIRREPIFDIINKYAADNAMFAIDVGNINIDFQRLVNLHDEQTWATSGLYATMGFGTPASLAAATTHPEREVWNLGGDGGFAMMNQELLTQARYNMHVLNVVFTNETLGYIQAEQEDESNQPLSGVILPNNGWAKVAEGMNVKGVTVHTKQEFEDAVKEFKQMDGPMLIDIKFTHEMPYSTELNTLDDPAFVKKYQAEALKPFSYFADKYGVVEDTASGASEEEEEPEPEEPDTTSGASEH
- the mnmG gene encoding tRNA uridine-5-carboxymethylaminomethyl(34) synthesis enzyme MnmG translates to MIKNYDSNDYDVIVVGAGHAGSEAALASARMGQKTLLLTISLDMVAFMPCNPSVGGPAKGTVVREIDALGGQMGKNIDATYIQMRMLNTGKGPAVRALRAQADKWQYHDQMKGVIENTPNLTLRQATVDELIVENGVCTGLITNTGARYHAKSVVLTTGTSARGRIFIGELNYSSGPNNTVPAIKLSENLEKLGFKLRRFKTGTPPRVNGNTIDYSKTEEEPGDREPRHFSFTSRDEDYLRNQVSCWMTYTNQATHQIINENLERSPMFSGQITGVGPRYCPSIETKVVRFADKPRHQIFLEPEGKNTKEVYVGDFSTSMPEEIQLQMLHTVAGLEHAEMMRPGYAIEYDVVDPWQLKHTLETKNIKNLFTAGQMNGTSGYEEAAGQGLIAGINAALRAAGKPGFTLGRDEAYIGVLIDDLVTKGTEEPYRLLTSRAEYRLILRHDNADLRLTDKGYKLGLISQSRYAAFQAKKEQIAEVKSKLASLTIHPNFEIQQYLSGIGESAMKTGVKADVFLRRPKVTIDDIERLTGMPISPDRYVKEQVEINIKYAGYIKKEQVQIDRLHRQEAKKIPAGIDYNAIDGLATEARQKFAKIRPETLAQAERISGVNPADLAILSVYIQNGRYTKLKK
- the mnmE gene encoding tRNA uridine-5-carboxymethylaminomethyl(34) synthesis GTPase MnmE; this translates as MSQTLTEFDTIAAISTPIGEGGISIVRMSGEDAVKIANHVFKGANLAKAPSHTIHYGHVVEPETKQVIDEAMVTVMLAPKTFTREDIVEINCHGGIVVTNRILQLLLKEGARMAEAGEFTKRAFVNGRIDLTQAESVMDIVRAKTDKARQVAEKQLEGGLLEKIRVMRQEILTTLANVEVNIDYPEYDADTITAKQMADVSKAVSAKIDQLLQTAAEGTALRNGLATAIIGQPNVGKSSLLNYLTKSDKAIVTDVAGTTRDTLEEYVSIKGVPLKLIDTAGIRDTDNKVEKIGVERSKKALVKSDLVLLLLDSSQELTAEDRVLINVTADKKRIIILNKTDLGQKLSVEQIKTLTGSEVIATSILQEQNLDQLEEVIRKLFFSGIENSNDQVMVTNQRQVGLLEKAKKQLQDVIQAVHDEVPVDIAQIDFNGAWDTLGEITGESSPDELVNELFSQFCLGK